A single window of Ornithorhynchus anatinus isolate Pmale09 chromosome 3, mOrnAna1.pri.v4, whole genome shotgun sequence DNA harbors:
- the SMTNL1 gene encoding smoothelin-like protein 1 — protein sequence MEEGDKSVLLDGPSPSTLTAEPGASESKGTKEVEEDKSTSGDRANEDIRPGAAERKSAEGEGGPVVEPKEQVDGIEEVKSKPKEEVDEKEEVKSESKETLEEEKAKSEPKEGLDEEKAKSDVKEEHGKEQAKSEPQEDHGKEKSKSELRNDHGKEEAKSKPKKAGEKEKEAKSDLKKTGEEATLGLQMDQRKEEAKSEPRKTGEKEEAKPEPKKQETKPDKESCNKVSTKEPGAEESPGAKEPGDAAEVPAQEAEEEKEEEEKEEQAEETGEGAAIPSSPEWPESPTGEDGEGLSPDGAIPDGSASGETSPGASESSPGEGPQSPLESPPSGERKKLPERRAAPPARPRGPRAQNRKAIMDKFGGAASGPAPLFRNPRAAGAAVGSVRNMLLDWCRAMTRNYEHVDIQNFSSSWSSGMAFCALIHKFFPDAFDYAALDPKRRRDNFTLAFSTAENLADCAQLLEVEDMVRLGVPDSKCVYTYIQELYRSLVQKGLVKTKKK from the exons atggaggagggggacaagAGTGTTCTTCTAGATgggccttctccctccactctgaCAGCAGAGCCTGGGGCGTCAGAGTCTAAGGGCACCAAGGAAGTAGAGGAAGACAAAAGCACGTCTGGAGACAGGGCCAACGAGGACATTCGACCGGGGGCAGCAGAAAGGAAGTCagctgaaggagaaggagggcctGTGGTTGAACCCAAGGAGCAAGTTGACGGGATAGAGGAGGTCAAGTCTAAGCCCAAGGAGGAGGTTGATGAGAAAGAGGAGGTCAAGTCTGAATCTAAAGAGACCCTTGAGGAAGAGAAGGCCAAGTCTGAACCCAAAGAGGGTCTCGATGAAGAGAAGGCCAAATCAGATGTCAAGGAGGAACACGGGAAAGAGCAAGCCAAGTCTGAACCCCAGGAGGATCACGGGAAAGAGAAGTCCAAGTCTGAACTCAGAAACGATCATGGGAAAGAGGAGGCCAAATCTAAACCCAAAAAGGCtggtgagaaagagaaggaggccaAGTCTGACCTGAAAAAGACTGGAGAGGAGGCCACGCTTGGCCTGCAAATGGATCAACGGAAAGAGGAGGCCAAGTCTGAACCCAGAAAGACCGGTGAAAAAGAAGAGGCCAAGCCTGAACCCAAGAAGCAGGAAACAAAGCCCGACAAGGAGAGTTGCAACAAGGTTTCCACCAAAGAGCCCGGGGCAGAGGAATCTCCTGGAGCTAAG GAGCCAGGAGATGCCGCGGAGGTCCCAGCCCAGGAagcggaggaggaaaaggaggaggaagaaaaggaggagcaggCGGAGGAGACAGGGGAAGGAGCTGCCATCCCAAGCTCCCCCGAATGGCcagagagccccacgggggaggatggggagggcctTAGTCCAG ATGGAGCCATCCCAGATGGTTCTGCTTCAGGAGAGACCAGCCCAGGAGCCAG tgaGTCCTCCCCCGGGGAAGGGCCTCAGAGCCCCTTGGAGTCCCCTCCctctggagagagaaagaagctgCCGGAGCGCAGAgcggctcccccggcccgcccccgcggcCCTCGTGCGCAGAACCGCAAGGCCATCATGGACAAGTTTGGGGG GGCAgcctcgggcccggccccgctctTCCGGAACCCGCGGGCAGCGGGGGCGGCGGTGGGCAGCGTCAGGAACATGCTGCTGGACTGGTGCCGGGCCATGACCCGCAACTATGAG CACGTGGACATCCAGAACTTCTCCTCCAGCTGGAGCAGCGGCATGGCCTTCTGCGCCCTCATCCACAAGTTCTTCCCTGATGCCTTCGACTACGCCGCCCTCGACCCCAAGCGTCGCCGGGACAACTTCACTCTTGCCTTCTCCACTGCAGA